In Desulfurobacterium indicum, one genomic interval encodes:
- the glnD gene encoding [protein-PII] uridylyltransferase, which produces MNLEALKEEFFKEREKIKRRHFQKETGFYIAQDLKNALDKLLKQVFPHFFGRWDIPCCLVALGGYGRGELNFYSDMDFNLLYDGKLKDVHKEDLEAFYYYMLSFNIDLGYAPRSIDDALSLAKNDLSVLTNFLQVRFIEGDKKLLEKFEKKFFRFVKKNAESIIDGIVKSRNERYKRFFGTVYYQEPNVKESKGGLRDLHEAFWIAKIVYDIKNYSGFIDKSIIDWKSFRDVVSAYDFLLRVRNHLHIISGRKSDILSFQLQREVAEFFGFSKDNKGVESFMKSYFNAALDLSIITREIIKKSREFLKSNKKSIFSVLKKEHKLSTHFYEHEGSLYIYENRETEVLKNPYLVVEAFKLIQKYGLSISPNAFSIFKLSAETEKKKFQKKEVLMQFKEIMTNPVRLSYVLELMHDCKVLDVLIPDFERLRGHFQFDTYHKFTTDIHLIMTVRELEKIRDINIETRGLYQVLDELEHPELLYVAALFHDIGKGKRGKHENVGAAITRRYLKKLDFSDDEIEEISWLIKNHLLMSHLAFRRDISDPRLIESFVKECETEERLKKLFLLTYADIKAVGPGGWDRWKAALLWELFSSAMDVFHAGKDVRELIEEKVRKKAEKVKELLKDDVDKVLLEKLFESAESDYLRTYSPEDIVKHLKMVKDLIEENKDICVKPEFFPEMGYCELTVVDRYKRAFFYKIAGIFTYLNLNIKGAYINKAVTVDGVDFMVYTIRVSTVSEEVPEEDIIKKVKKYVKKVYREEIVVEDLLKNPFKNKGFRSNLPKPATKVKFDNRTSEKYTIVEVSTWDRLGLLFAITGELVNAGTKLRRAIISTEGNKVIDSFYITDMEHNKITDELKLKEIENRILTVLKE; this is translated from the coding sequence TTGAACCTTGAAGCTTTGAAAGAAGAATTTTTCAAAGAAAGAGAAAAAATAAAAAGACGTCATTTCCAGAAAGAAACAGGTTTTTATATAGCTCAGGATTTGAAAAATGCCCTTGATAAATTATTAAAGCAGGTTTTTCCTCATTTTTTTGGCAGATGGGATATTCCGTGTTGCCTTGTTGCACTCGGCGGTTATGGCAGAGGAGAGCTTAACTTTTATTCGGATATGGATTTTAACCTTTTATATGATGGAAAACTAAAAGATGTTCATAAAGAAGATCTGGAAGCTTTTTACTACTATATGCTTTCTTTTAATATAGATCTGGGGTATGCTCCAAGGAGTATTGATGATGCCCTGTCTCTTGCCAAAAACGACTTGAGTGTTTTGACAAATTTCCTTCAGGTTCGATTTATCGAAGGTGATAAGAAATTGTTGGAAAAGTTTGAAAAGAAATTTTTTAGGTTTGTTAAAAAAAATGCCGAAAGCATAATTGACGGAATTGTAAAGTCGAGAAACGAAAGGTATAAAAGGTTTTTCGGAACAGTTTATTACCAGGAACCAAATGTAAAAGAGAGTAAAGGCGGTTTAAGAGACTTACACGAGGCGTTCTGGATTGCAAAAATTGTTTATGATATTAAAAATTACTCCGGCTTTATAGATAAGAGTATTATTGACTGGAAAAGTTTTAGAGACGTGGTATCTGCTTACGATTTTCTTTTAAGAGTCAGGAATCATCTTCATATAATAAGCGGCAGGAAGAGTGATATTTTAAGTTTCCAGCTTCAAAGGGAAGTTGCAGAATTTTTCGGCTTTTCAAAGGATAATAAAGGTGTTGAAAGTTTCATGAAAAGTTACTTCAATGCTGCTCTTGATCTTTCCATAATTACACGAGAGATTATAAAAAAATCAAGAGAATTCTTAAAAAGTAATAAAAAATCTATTTTTTCCGTTTTGAAGAAGGAACATAAATTGAGTACTCATTTTTACGAACACGAAGGTTCTCTTTACATTTATGAGAATAGAGAAACAGAGGTTTTAAAAAATCCGTATCTTGTTGTTGAAGCTTTTAAATTGATTCAAAAGTACGGACTTTCGATATCTCCTAACGCATTCAGTATCTTTAAACTTTCTGCTGAAACTGAAAAGAAAAAATTTCAGAAAAAGGAAGTTCTGATGCAGTTCAAAGAGATAATGACTAATCCTGTAAGGCTTTCCTATGTTCTTGAGCTTATGCACGATTGTAAAGTGCTTGACGTTCTGATTCCTGATTTTGAAAGATTGAGAGGGCACTTTCAGTTTGATACATATCACAAATTTACAACAGATATTCACCTTATAATGACTGTTAGAGAGCTTGAAAAAATCAGAGATATAAATATTGAAACAAGGGGTCTGTATCAAGTTCTGGATGAGCTTGAGCATCCTGAATTGCTATATGTTGCAGCTCTTTTTCACGATATAGGAAAAGGAAAGAGAGGGAAACACGAAAATGTGGGAGCTGCAATAACAAGGCGTTATCTTAAAAAGCTGGACTTCTCCGATGATGAGATTGAAGAGATTTCCTGGCTTATAAAAAATCACCTTCTCATGTCTCACCTTGCCTTTAGAAGAGATATAAGTGATCCCAGACTTATAGAAAGCTTTGTGAAAGAGTGTGAAACAGAAGAAAGGTTAAAAAAGCTTTTCCTCCTTACCTACGCAGACATAAAGGCGGTTGGTCCTGGCGGCTGGGATAGATGGAAGGCAGCCCTTTTGTGGGAGCTTTTTTCATCGGCGATGGATGTTTTCCATGCAGGTAAAGATGTTAGAGAATTGATAGAAGAAAAAGTCAGGAAAAAGGCTGAAAAGGTCAAAGAACTGCTTAAAGATGATGTTGATAAGGTTCTCCTTGAAAAGCTTTTCGAATCTGCCGAATCTGACTATTTAAGGACGTATTCTCCGGAAGACATTGTTAAACATCTGAAAATGGTTAAGGACCTTATAGAAGAAAATAAAGACATTTGTGTTAAGCCGGAGTTCTTTCCAGAAATGGGATACTGTGAACTAACAGTTGTTGATAGGTATAAAAGAGCATTTTTCTATAAAATAGCAGGTATTTTCACATACCTGAATTTAAATATTAAAGGTGCTTATATAAATAAAGCGGTTACCGTTGATGGTGTTGATTTTATGGTTTATACGATAAGAGTTTCTACAGTATCGGAGGAGGTTCCGGAAGAAGATATTATTAAAAAAGTAAAAAAATATGTGAAAAAGGTTTACAGAGAAGAGATTGTTGTCGAAGATCTGCTGAAAAATCCGTTTAAAAATAAAGGTTTCAGGAGCAATCTTCCGAAACCTGCGACAAAAGTAAAATTTGATAACAGAACATCAGAAAAATATACAATCGTTGAAGTTTCAACATGGGACAGGTTAGGCCTTCTTTTCGCTATTACAGGAGAGCTTGTAAATGCTGGAACAAAGCTACGCAGAGCTATAATATCTACCGAAGGTAACAAAGTAATTGATTCATTTTACATAACAGATATGGAGCACAACAAGATAACAGATGAGTTGAAACTGAAGGAGATAGAAAATAGAATATTAACCGTTCTAAAAGAGTAG
- a CDS encoding phospholipase D family protein, with product MRRFFLLLLSISFAFSCSFQREQKPVVSNTKTENISISAYFSPRGGCTKTLIKEIDSAKHDIDAAIYSFTSRRIAKAFIRAYKRGVRVRVIIDRSTAKSKRCMAPLLERAGIPVKFKRGTGGGLMHNKFAVIDGKTVITGSFNWTVSAEKRNDENLVVIRGDIPLVQRYQKVFEKLWYLAKLEE from the coding sequence GTGAGAAGATTTTTCCTTCTACTGCTTTCCATCTCTTTTGCCTTTTCCTGTTCTTTTCAAAGGGAACAAAAGCCGGTAGTTTCAAACACAAAAACAGAGAATATTTCGATAAGTGCCTATTTTTCTCCCAGAGGCGGTTGCACAAAGACTCTGATAAAAGAGATTGACAGTGCAAAACATGATATTGATGCGGCTATATATAGTTTTACTTCAAGAAGAATAGCAAAGGCATTTATAAGAGCCTATAAAAGAGGTGTAAGGGTAAGAGTTATAATAGACAGAAGCACTGCAAAATCAAAGAGATGTATGGCACCCTTGTTAGAAAGAGCAGGGATTCCCGTAAAGTTTAAGAGAGGAACAGGTGGCGGATTGATGCATAACAAGTTTGCCGTTATAGATGGAAAAACGGTAATTACAGGTAGTTTTAACTGGACTGTAAGTGCTGAGAAGAGAAATGATGAAAATCTGGTTGTTATAAGAGGTGATATTCCTTTAGTTCAGCGTTATCAGAAAGTTTTTGAAAAGTTATGGTATCTGGCAAAACTGGAGGAGTAA
- a CDS encoding N-glycosylase/DNA lyase produces MGKKLNLKIHPDRAREVAKILTKKLSSEGIFESKKLPDDEIRKIPFKDREKLVAVLSLVTALDYMRDAEKLWQSAVETVKDKELQWIFSPKEVVKKGREELKKALLKHKIAMRKDKDTDIWWNISQTIAGDFNGSFLSFFNSFNYMVDKTYEKLDDKNWHEKFPNLSGRKIFPHWIRILKEKVEDLPFENIEKLPIPVDVHVTRATFTTGCITGTYKAKSITATVRKLVIKVWNEALKDENIPPVSMFRPLWLLSKHGCHYRKNGICPKKDKCPVKHLCVDGKVIVSASHVEIDTTL; encoded by the coding sequence ATGGGGAAAAAGCTGAATCTTAAAATCCATCCTGACAGAGCGAGAGAAGTAGCGAAGATTCTTACAAAAAAGCTTAGTAGTGAAGGAATATTTGAATCCAAAAAACTTCCTGATGATGAAATTAGGAAGATTCCATTTAAAGATAGGGAAAAACTTGTAGCCGTTCTATCTCTTGTTACAGCTCTTGATTATATGAGAGATGCCGAAAAGTTATGGCAGAGTGCTGTTGAAACAGTTAAAGACAAAGAACTTCAGTGGATTTTTTCTCCAAAAGAGGTTGTAAAAAAAGGAAGGGAAGAACTTAAAAAAGCGCTTTTGAAGCATAAAATTGCAATGAGAAAGGATAAAGACACCGATATATGGTGGAATATTTCACAGACAATAGCTGGAGATTTTAACGGCAGCTTCCTCTCATTTTTTAATAGTTTCAATTACATGGTTGATAAAACCTATGAGAAACTTGACGACAAGAATTGGCACGAGAAATTTCCCAATCTTTCAGGCAGAAAAATCTTCCCTCACTGGATAAGAATTCTGAAGGAAAAAGTGGAGGATTTGCCCTTTGAAAATATAGAAAAACTTCCTATTCCCGTTGATGTTCATGTAACAAGAGCAACGTTTACAACCGGATGTATAACAGGGACTTACAAGGCAAAAAGCATAACCGCAACAGTGAGAAAACTTGTTATAAAGGTCTGGAACGAGGCATTGAAAGACGAAAATATTCCTCCTGTTTCTATGTTCAGGCCTCTCTGGCTTTTAAGCAAACATGGATGTCATTATAGAAAAAACGGAATCTGTCCTAAAAAGGATAAATGCCCCGTCAAGCATTTATGTGTTGACGGTAAAGTTATTGTTTCTGCTTCCCATGTAGAAATAGATACAACTTTATAA